A genomic region of Tigriopus californicus strain San Diego chromosome 1, Tcal_SD_v2.1, whole genome shotgun sequence contains the following coding sequences:
- the LOC131893340 gene encoding biotin--protein ligase-like yields MSLGSRLNCRTIMRKPPNILVFPPSIQGGQAFERLKTLLVSILEPHSYTIYPLKGSECRQSLWMDHTQLLINLESSRSDPDILTRFQSYLRSPEAMLLHLNPEEGLATHLKLDRFSTLMPPSHRLWYPVCLEKVDESVLKDILGQHFGLRLQSGRDSYDANLKGPGYLYASDEVIRLKALNLHDQWGPELSVHDVVRLESPLFNRTAFLRRLQTRYLGRILLFYPVIGSTFEPLERSVGNGVVVMADQQSAGQGRGGNAWLSPPGCLMFSLQLGLDVKSGMVQRVSLIQHLIALALVHAISQLTAPSENSLRLKWPNDIYLGSDTKMGGVLAKSSFCGSEVTVNLGLGFNLDNALPTLSLNSILDHQLSREVVLAEVLNVLEDLLNQLERGQIESLLQLYHRYWLHQDQVVRVKHDASDEISVMIKSIDEFGFLNAERLDTRASLTLHPDGNSFDMFQGLILSKR; encoded by the coding sequence ATCACGCCTTAACTGTCGCACCATCATGCGCAAACCGCCCAATATCCTGGTGTTCCCGCCTTCAATCCAAGGTGGACAGGCCTTCGAGCGGTTAAAAACCCTCTTGGTATCCATATTGGAGCCCCATTCCTACACGATTTACCCGCTGAAAGGATCTGAGTGTCGCCAGAGTCTGTGGATGGATCACACGCAGCTTTTGATTAACCTGGAATCTTCTCGGAGTGACCCAGACATTCTAACCAGGTTTCAGAGTTACTTGAGGTCACCAGAGGCGATGCTGTTGCATTTGAATCCGGAAGAAGGACTAGCCacgcatttgaaattggatagATTTAGTACTTTGATGCCGCCATCCCACCGATTATGGTATCCCGTGTGTTTGGAGAAGGTGGATGAATCTGTTCTGAAGGACATCTTGGGCCAACACTTCGGACTGAGGCTACAAAGTGGACGGGACTCATATGATGCAAATTTAAAAGGGCCGGGTTATCTGTATGCCTCGGATGAAGTGATTCGATTAAAGGCATTAAACTTACATGATCAATGGGGTCCGGAGCTGAGTGTGCATGACGTTGTCCGACTCGAATCGCCACTATTCAACCGGACTGCTTTTCTTCGGCGCCTCCAGACTCGATATTTGGGCCGGATTTTGTTGTTTTACCCCGTGATTGGCTCGACCTTTGAGCCTTTAGAGCGATCCGTGGGCAATGGCGTGGTTGTCATGGCCGATCAACAATCGGCGGGACAAGGTCGAGGGGGCAATGCATGGTTGAGTCCGCCGGGATGTTTGATGTTCTCGCTACAATTAGGATTGGACGTGAAATCCGGCATGGTTCAACGTGTGTCGTTGATTCAGCATTTGATCGCATTAGCCTTGGTCCACGCCATCAGTCAGTTGACGGCACCGTCGGAAAATAGTTTGCGGCTGAAATGGCCCAATGATATCTACTTGGGATCCGACACGAAAATGGGCGGGGTGCTAGCTAAATCGTCGTTCTGCGGCTCGGAAGTGACCGTCAACCTGGGACTGGGATTCAACCTGGACAACGCTTTACCCACATTGAGTTTGAATAGTATTCTTGATCATCAACTTTCCCGGGAAGTAGTTTTGGCCGAGGTGCTGAATGTTTTGGAAGACCTCCTGAATCAGTTGGAAAGGGGCCAGATCGAGTCCTTGCTACAACTGTACCATCGTTATTGGCTTCATCAAGATCAAGTGGTTCGAGTCAAACACGATGCATCGGATGAAATTTCCGTGATGATTAAATCCATCGATGAATTCGGTTTCTTGAACGCTGAGCGCTTGGACACTCGAGCCAGTTTGACCCTTCATCCGGATGGCAACAGCTTTGACATGTTCCAAGGACTGATTTTAAGCAAACGGTAA
- the LOC131879014 gene encoding ETS-related transcription factor Elf-1-like — protein MVSSGNDFELFQACLMEVQTLENEAQDPTSQSWQDLRDFVDQTLAPLEPGSMSMAMCSQSCPTDYDPDVDFIMNILNESSTPTSHETTLEARPMMPTPISRVELENTPERRTEPTSEEDEDADEDLEEDTESNPDTSTEKAKITVWLDRLINNPHYNPRVIKWENKEEGLFRIVDQTELARLWGEVKNNQSMTYDKFSRAMRYYYKRQELVIVRRKLVYKFGPRSPMFKTNMKPPSSPGSQYRSRQAHRG, from the exons ATGGTGTCCAGTGGCAACGATTTCGAGCTTTTTCAAGCGTGCCTCATGGAAGTTCAGACCCTCGAGAATGAAGCTCAAGATCCAACAAGCCAATCGTGGCAGGATCTCCGGGATTTTGTCGACCAAACCTTGGCGCCTTTGGAACCTGGGTCCATGTCCATGGCTATGTGTAGCCAATCCTGCCCGACTGACTATGATCCCGATGTGGATTTCATCATGAACATCTTGAATGAATCCTCTACGCCCACTAGCCATGAAACCACCCTTGAAGCTCGCCCAATGATGCCTACCCCGATATCGAGGGTGGAACTCGAGAATACACCTGAAAGACGTACAGAACCGACCTCTGAAGAGGACGAAGATGCAGATGAGGACTTGGAGGAAGATACGGAATCAAACCCTGACACAAGTACCGAGAAAGCCAAGATCACAGTCTGGCTGGACCGTTTAATCAACAACCCACATTATAACCCAAGGGTGATCAAATGGGAGAACAAAGAAGAGGGTCTCTTTCGGATCGTGGACCAAACCGAACTCGCTCGATTGTGGGGCGAGgtgaaaaacaatcaaagcaTGACCTATGACAAGTTCAG TCGGGCAATGCGGTATTATTACAAACGTCAAGAGCTCGTGATCGTGCGGAGAAAGCTAGTGTACAAATTCGGTCCTCGATCCCCCATGTTCAAGACCAATATGAAGCCCCCAAGCTCTCCGGGCTCTCAATATCGAAGTCGGCAAGCCCATCGTGGATGA